One segment of Acropora muricata isolate sample 2 chromosome 8, ASM3666990v1, whole genome shotgun sequence DNA contains the following:
- the LOC136926462 gene encoding uncharacterized protein, which yields MPPKRSAASELAAIVSTLMKSSLQPSSLPTYKRAWRLYNQFLHSTFQGLSVALPISPPNLALFIAYMFDNHYAPSTVTTYISALGYSHKLSGYPDPTKVFFIMQMLKGYGKLGARLDSRLPITLPILHRILEAASSFSSSKYQICQFQAMCSIAFHAFLRVGEMTSTTGLGPRPLQIHQVVQLVNDSNTIVSLKIVFEDFKHIYNQPPSSMVINRVPIFCPVQLMLDYLALRGNKPGPLFITLHGHPVSRANFTDQLSLAIKFCGLNPARYKGHSFRIGAASHAADRGLSDAQIRVLGRWKSNAFHRYIRIPSVST from the coding sequence ATGCCTCCAAAGCGTTCAGCAGCCTCAGAACTGGCAGCCAtagtttcaacccttatgaaaTCGAGCCTGCAGCCGTCATCCCTTCCTACCTACAAAAGGGCTTGGAGGCTGTATAATCAGTTTTTACATTCAACGTTTCAAGGGTTATCTGTGGCACTTCCCATTTCACCTCCTAATTTAGCACTATTCATTGCATATATGTTTGATAATCATTATGCTCCATCCACAGTGACTACATATATTTCTGCCTTAGGGTATTCACACAAGTTATCTGGATATCCAGACCCTACTAAGGTTTTCTTTATTATGCAAATGTTAAAAGGCTATGGTAAGCTTGGAGCCCGTTTGGATAGTCGGTTGCCAATTACTCTTCCGATTTTACATAGGATCTTGGAAGCTGCCTCAAGTTTTTCTAGTTCGAAGtatcaaatttgtcaatttcaaGCTATGTGCTCCATTGCTTTTCATGCTTTTCTTAGAGTAGGTGAAATGACCTCCACAACAGGCCTTGGTCCTCGACCTTTACAAATTCATCAAGTAGTTCAGCTGGTGAATGACTCCAAtaccatagtttctttaaaaattgtttttgaggATTTTAAACACATTTATAACCAGCCGCCTTCTTCTATGGTCATTAATCGTGTACCCATTTTCTGTCCAGTTCAGTTGATGTTGGATTATTTGGCTCTACGGGGTAACAAACCTGGCCCCctttttattacattacatgGTCATCCAGTTTCTCGAGCCAATTTTACTGATCAGCTGTCTTTGGCGATTAAATTCTGTGGGCTCAACCCTGCTCGTTATAAGGGACATAGTTTTCGGATTGGGGCTGCCTCTCATGCTGCAGATCGGGGTTTGTCTGATGCCCAGATACGAGTTTTGGGCAGGTGGAAGTCTAATGCTTTTCATCGATATATTCGCATTCCTTCTGTATCAACGTAG
- the LOC136926464 gene encoding uncharacterized protein: MYSAKDLPEAAFFSAEEKVQLFSGNCPWNLTKERLKEWLSFRKGTAKDGSARSEATKTELSQRAISYIKNSWENNFTEKWKHLAESNPVDQTATVNCDFPDSAQWVSLADAKDDVPTFNIQNIVSYFIERKAKDNESNKDYKNVSSKAFGLFRHGHIQNLEIARDDDGKIHFRCDCLPEMKKNLKYNVKLSLCNNGEHEGEIAFASCACPAGKGPSGSCKHIAALCYALEEFVRLKCTREFETCTSRLQTWNQPRKRKLDSQSVYEIDFSKKNYRREERNNVKPLNDPRRPSERSSDSIKVNRELLDKIKRVKPNCGFFCLLSDEKLHQNKNEIISPIKEHPVSLAEIFDRAKRVKRNLMVSDQERQNIALATKAQSNCQAWFEHRRVRITASQSKGALIKPSTSPTKAMKEILHYNNQYQSNKMKQGLKDEKKIIWLYENKLDCKVSETGFVISQSYPFLGASPDGEVDGGLVEIKQIFTDGLSLKEAVCKHGICRHASHGLVVNKNHKFYYQVQQLMLCTKSSWTDLVLSDTVDLIILHVKKSNKFLSDIVPKLEKFYDNHITLEIAYPRVFYGLTRLSKLIK, from the exons ATGTACTCTGCCAAAGATCTTCCAGAAGCGGCCTTCTTTTCCGCGGAGGAGAAAGTGCAGTTATTTAGTGGTAATTGCCCATGGAATCTTACTAAAGAAAGACTAAAAGAGTGGTTGTCATTCCGCAAAGGGACGGCGAAAGATGGTAGTGCGCGGTCCGAAGCTACGAAGACTGAGTTATCTCAAAG GGCCATCAGTTATATTAAAAATAGTTGGGAGAATAATTTTACGGAGAAGTGGAAACATTTGGCAGAAAGTAACCCAGTGGACCAAACAGCGACCGTCAATTGTGATTTCCCTGATTCTGCACAGTGGGTTTCACTGGCGGACGCGAAGGACGATGTCCCTACATTCAATATTCAAAATATCGTGTCTTactttattgaaagaaaagctAAAGATAATGAATCCAACAAAGATTATAAGAATGTCAGCAGTAAAGCTTTTGGTTTGTTTCGACATGGTCACATCCAAAACCTGGAAATCGCTCGGGACGACGATGGCAAGATACATTTTCGATGTGATTGCCTGCctgaaatgaagaaaaacttgAAGTATAACGTAAAACTCTCACTGTGTAATAATGGTGAACATGAAGGTGAAATTGCATTTGCTAGCTGTGCTTGCCCAGCTGGTAAAGGTCCAAGTGGCTCTTGTAAACATATAGCAGCTCTGTGTTATGCGCTTGAAGAATTTGTGAGACTTAAGTGTACACGGGAATTTGAAACATGTACCTCAAGACTGCAAACTTGGAACCAGCCGAGAAAGAGGAAGCTTGACTCTCAGTCTGTTTATGAAATTGATTTCTCCAAAAAGAATTAtagaagagaagaaagaaacAATGTAAAACCTTTGAATGATCCAAGACGTCCATCAGAAAGGAGCAGTGATTCGATAAAGGTCAACAGAGAACTGCTTGATAAAATCAAAAGAGTGAAGCCAAATTGTGGTTTCTTTTGTCTACTATCAGATGAGAAACTTcaccaaaataaaaatgaaattatttctcCTATTAAAGAGCACCCTGTCTCACTTGCAGAGATTTTTGACCGGGCAAAAAGAGTCAAGAGAAATCTCATGGTTAGTGATCAAGAGAGACAGAACATTGCACTTGCCACAAAAGCTCAAAGTAATTGTCAGGCATGGTTTGAACACAGACGTGTTCGTATTACAGCCTCTCAGAGCAAGGGAGCATTAATAAAGCCTTCTACTAGCCCAACAAAAGCAATGAAGGAAATCTTACACTATAACAATCAGTACCAAAGTAATAAAATGAAACAGGGACTGAAAGATGAAAAGAAGATCATATGGCTGTATGAAAACAAACTGGATTGCAAAGTCAGTGAAACAGGTTTTGTCATATCTCAGAGTTATCCTTTCCTTGGGGCCTCTCCAGATGGGGAGGTAGATGGAGGACTAGTGGAGATAAAGCAAATCTTCACAGATGGCCTATCTCTAAAGGAGGCAGTGTGTAAACATGGTATATGTAGACATGCTTCTCATGGGCTGGTGGTCAACAAGAATCATAAGTTCTATTACCAAGTCCAGCAGCTGATGCTTTGCACTAAATCATCCTGGACTGATCTGGTACTCTCTGACACTGTTGACCTAATTATTTTGCATGTGAAGAAGAGCAACAAATTCCTCTCTGACATAGTcccaaaactggaaaagttttaTGACAATCACATCACTTTGGAAATAGCATATCCTAGAGTTTTTTATGGACTCACTAGGTTGAGTAAATTAATCAAATGA